DNA sequence from the Kazachstania africana CBS 2517 chromosome 4, complete genome genome:
ATTTAACCGCATGCTATGTTCTATAACGTTATAGTAGTAAACATATTTATTTCTAAGTTCTTATATTTTCAGCGCtggagaaaaaaaatgtgaGGAGGAACCATCATTGTTATGGGGAGTATGTATAATTTATAATCTTACAGCAAACACGTGGTTTTAGTTCCGTTGGCGTAATGGTAACGCGTCTCCCTCCTAAGGAGAAGATTGCGGGTTCGAGTCCCGTACGGAACggatatttttttaccattttttcaactcAGATATATGAGTGAATATCTTTATAAAGGCAGCAGAAGTAATATCAGAGGTAACAATATCTGATATTCGTTTCATTTCTCGTATgactttatttttgaagttcCGATAATGGTGCTAAGATAATCCCATTAGTGATctactaaaaaaaaaaaaaaaagaatgcGATGAGATGAGCTTCTAACCTTTTATCTGCAAAAGATATTATGAGTATGACCATAATGGGATCTGCAAGGGTTAACAAATGTGGTGTGtgccaaaaaaatgattcaaaatataaatgcCCCAAATGTGCTCTAAATTATTGTTCGCTGGTGTGTTATAAGAACGAAAATGTACATCGTCATGACCAACAAGAGGAAgcaaatattataaaaaacAACGAGCCTAAAGAAGTACCAAAGAGTGAAATGAGGGAAGAGAAGACGCTGAAATCACCTGAGCTTGATAAGATATATGCAGGCACTCCAGAACTCAAGGAATTACTGAAGTATAATACAGTGAAATTCCATTTGCACAAAGTTTACAAAATTCTAATAAGTAATGACGGTAATTTGACAACTGAAATGAAGAATCAATTAGCTATTGATTACCTCAATACATTGAGATTTGGAGGATTGCATTATAATGAAGCTATCGAAGAGTTTTGTGAgatatttttacaaaaattggaaaagaagTAGAAAGATGCTACAATTTACATATAACACACGAAGAAGGAAAAACTAGATATAACGCCATTGATTTTAAAGACACTATTAGCTTACCGGGGACTAACCGCACTCAAAACCgctttgaatttatttggtataacTGATAGATTTCATTTGGTTTATACCTAGAGAAAGACTCTGTGTGAGAACCACAATCGTAATCAGAAGACTAGTTTGATATTTTGGATGttaatattaatttatGAATTTCTACGTATTTATTACTATGTACACACATCGTAGACCACTGAATATTTATAATCGATAAAGTACCATATGAAAAGAACAGTGGGATTTATGGCCACCAAGACCTGTTTACATATAGTATAatgcaaaagaaaaaccCACTATTCACGTTTCTCTCATCTCATCACGGAAGAAAGCGATCTTTTGTTTCTTAGATAGTGTAGTGGAGATGGCCATTGAATCGTGAGTCTTGTTAATTCCGGGAACTCTATTGAgttctttcaaatcattttgCGACGTAATAGGTAGATTTTCTCGCTCAAATGAGGTCTTATCCTCTGCGATATCCTCCCGTTTTGCTTTAAGGCATTTTCTCCTATATTTTACACCAGTAACTGCGGTATCAGAAAGTTCAACCGATAAAGGAGGCATAGACAGCTTGAACTTGGGCACCGAACTATTATTGTTGGCTTCATTTGTGTTACAAAAGTTGAAATCATGATTCCCATGGGCCTTCTgatcattattattacttgGCAAAATGTCGTTTCTTTGTTTGAGACACCAAAGTTTGATATCGTCGACTGACGTCACGGAACCATCATTTAAAAGACCTAAAATGTCATCTAGACAATTTAAGTAACCTTGATACTTGCATAGCGAATTTTTTTCGTTTGCAACCCTATATAACTTGGCAACCGCATTGGCGGCTATTTTAAAATCTTGTGAAAGTTCGCTATTTAAAGATTCAATAGCTTGTTTCGTAGGAGGTTGCTCCGGGGGTAGAACTTTTTCCAAACTATTTAAGCGTTCCATATGCCTATAAGTTAGTGGATTTATCCTATGTATCGAAGATATTGCGAATTATGACACAAAATGGGCTACAAAGCTTTAAATCTGTATAGAAAAGCTTAGGAACAAATCTGTtataacttcaaaaaaaagtggaaACGCAAACACTTTACTACTATAAAGTAGCACCTTATGTTTATAAGCAAAAGT
Encoded proteins:
- the HIT1 gene encoding Hit1p (similar to Saccharomyces cerevisiae HIT1 (YJR055W); ancestral locus Anc_1.499); amino-acid sequence: MGSARVNKCGVCQKNDSKYKCPKCALNYCSLVCYKNENVHRHDQQEEANIIKNNEPKEVPKSEMREEKTLKSPELDKIYAGTPELKELLKYNTVKFHLHKVYKILISNDGNLTTEMKNQLAIDYLNTLRFGGLHYNEAIEEFCEIFLQKLEKK
- the KAFR0D04480 gene encoding uncharacterized protein (similar to Saccharomyces cerevisiae YJR056C; ancestral locus Anc_1.502); protein product: MERLNSLEKVLPPEQPPTKQAIESLNSELSQDFKIAANAVAKLYRVANEKNSLCKYQGYLNCLDDILGLLNDGSVTSVDDIKLWCLKQRNDILPSNNNDQKAHGNHDFNFCNTNEANNNSSVPKFKLSMPPLSVELSDTAVTGVKYRRKCLKAKREDIAEDKTSFERENLPITSQNDLKELNRVPGINKTHDSMAISTTLSKKQKIAFFRDEMRET